From a single Bacillus pseudomycoides DSM 12442 genomic region:
- a CDS encoding amidohydrolase, translated as MGEIWHGGNIYTMKEENEKVEAVYIEDGMIIGVGDKKGLESRYQPEKIHNLEGRTMIPGLVDSHMHLIGHGERLLRLDLSACTSYKEMIELVAERVKETRLGTWIIGEGWNENNFTDTKSVHVRDLDAISKEHPILLKRVCRHVTWVNSYILEKANITAETSDPKGGKIGRGVSGELTGLLYEQAQELIKHVQPEIDEAYLQRALQTAIQDCWKYGLVGGHTEDLHYYGGFQKTYNAFLHVIKEMPFKAHLLVHHEVADERKEYENEHYIEFGAMKIFSDGSFGGRTALLSEPYEDAKETNGVAIFSREELAGLVKKARNLRMPVAIHTIGDLSLEYVIDALELYPPAEGLRDRIIHCQLAREELIQRMKHLQAIIDIQPVFVSSDFPSVIEKLGEHRLQYAYAWKILLGVGLHCCGGSDAPIEQVNPFLGIYSAVTRRSFIDGTCYIPEERLTVYEAVSLFTAGSAYAIGKENKRGKIVKGYEADFTIMDRDIFEVEAEEIKDIQVNVTIIDGRIVYQK; from the coding sequence CAATTTAGAAGGAAGAACGATGATACCAGGTCTTGTTGATAGCCATATGCATCTTATTGGGCATGGAGAACGACTGCTCCGTTTAGACTTATCCGCTTGTACGTCTTATAAGGAAATGATTGAGCTTGTAGCTGAACGAGTGAAAGAAACAAGATTAGGTACATGGATTATTGGCGAAGGCTGGAATGAAAATAATTTCACAGATACCAAAAGCGTCCACGTTCGTGATTTAGATGCCATTTCTAAGGAGCATCCCATTTTATTAAAGCGTGTTTGTCGTCATGTGACATGGGTGAATTCTTACATACTCGAAAAAGCAAATATAACAGCGGAAACGTCAGACCCAAAAGGTGGAAAGATTGGGCGTGGAGTATCCGGAGAACTAACAGGCCTGTTGTATGAACAAGCGCAAGAATTAATTAAGCATGTCCAGCCGGAAATTGATGAAGCTTATTTGCAAAGAGCGCTACAAACAGCCATTCAAGATTGCTGGAAATATGGATTAGTAGGTGGGCATACAGAAGACTTACATTATTACGGTGGTTTTCAAAAAACGTATAATGCATTTTTACACGTAATAAAGGAAATGCCTTTTAAAGCACATTTACTCGTTCATCATGAAGTAGCAGATGAACGAAAAGAATATGAAAATGAGCATTATATTGAATTTGGAGCGATGAAGATTTTTTCTGATGGTTCTTTTGGCGGACGAACAGCACTATTAAGCGAGCCATATGAAGATGCGAAGGAAACAAATGGAGTAGCTATTTTTTCTCGTGAAGAGCTCGCGGGATTAGTGAAGAAAGCACGTAATTTACGGATGCCAGTTGCGATTCATACAATCGGTGATTTATCCCTTGAATATGTAATTGATGCACTGGAGTTATATCCTCCGGCAGAGGGACTGCGTGATCGTATTATTCATTGTCAGCTTGCTCGTGAAGAGTTAATACAGCGGATGAAGCATTTGCAAGCTATTATTGATATTCAGCCTGTATTTGTCTCATCTGATTTTCCCTCAGTCATTGAAAAGTTAGGGGAGCATCGTCTTCAGTATGCCTATGCATGGAAAATATTACTCGGCGTGGGATTACATTGTTGCGGTGGATCAGACGCGCCAATTGAACAAGTAAATCCGTTTTTAGGAATCTATAGTGCAGTCACGCGGCGAAGTTTTATTGATGGAACATGTTACATACCTGAAGAGAGATTAACGGTATATGAAGCAGTTTCCTTATTTACGGCTGGAAGTGCTTATGCGATTGGTAAGGAAAATAAGCGTGGTAAAATTGTTAAAGGGTATGAAGCTGATTTTACTATCATGGACCGTGACATATTTGAAGTTGAAGCAGAGGAAATAAAGGATATTCAAGTTAATGTAACTATAATAGATGGTCGAATTGTATATCAGAAATAA
- a CDS encoding NAD kinase: MADRRNLFFFYGDDKATLVEKMKPIYRILEDNGFTILDHPKNANAIVSVGDDGTFLQAVRKTGFREDCLYAGVSTKDEISFYCDFHIDHVDTALQEITQNEIEVRKYPTIQIDVDQDTSFHCLNEFSLRSSIIKTFVVDVHVDDLYFETFRGDGLVISTPTGSTAYNKSLHGAVVDPLIPCFQISELASLNNNTYRTLGSPFILNHERTLTLKLTPDGNDYPVMGMDNEALSIKQVEKAVVRLSDKQIKTVKLKNNSFWEKVQRTFL, encoded by the coding sequence ATGGCAGATCGTCGCAATTTATTTTTCTTTTATGGTGATGACAAAGCTACGCTTGTCGAAAAAATGAAGCCAATATATCGTATTTTAGAGGACAATGGATTTACCATATTAGATCATCCAAAAAATGCAAACGCTATCGTCAGTGTTGGAGATGACGGCACCTTCTTACAAGCCGTTCGTAAAACAGGCTTCAGGGAAGATTGCTTATATGCAGGAGTTTCTACGAAAGATGAAATTTCTTTCTACTGTGATTTCCATATTGACCATGTCGATACAGCCCTTCAAGAAATTACACAAAATGAAATTGAAGTGCGAAAATATCCAACAATCCAAATAGATGTTGATCAAGATACATCTTTCCATTGTTTAAATGAGTTTTCTTTACGCTCTAGTATCATTAAAACATTTGTAGTGGATGTGCATGTTGATGATTTATATTTCGAGACATTTAGAGGAGACGGTCTAGTTATTTCTACACCGACAGGAAGTACAGCTTATAATAAGTCATTGCATGGTGCAGTTGTTGACCCATTAATTCCATGCTTCCAAATAAGCGAACTTGCTTCTTTAAATAACAACACATACCGTACACTTGGATCACCGTTCATCTTAAATCATGAACGAACATTAACATTAAAGCTTACTCCGGACGGTAATGATTATCCTGTTATGGGAATGGATAACGAAGCGCTTAGCATTAAACAAGTTGAAAAAGCAGTTGTTCGCTTAAGTGATAAACAAATTAAAACAGTAAAACTTAAAAATAATTCGTTCTGGGAAAAAGTACAGCGAACGTTTTTATAG
- a CDS encoding DUF2953 domain-containing protein has protein sequence MVRMKWLVIGIGIFLLLILFILLSKLSLKVTFLYSEMEKQCLFQVKIWMIGYTFDVLERIEKQQKKTGQKIEKAEKDGGMENKIMAQLDSIGELIKKLQEIHTIIKGFLKKVKINSWKWHSQIGTGDAASTGIVTGYAWGIKGMAAGVLGQYTHVIDIPEFEITPVFQGKGFASKGELTASFRIYRAITTGVKLLLFMRKQRSGITEKSVQA, from the coding sequence ATGGTACGTATGAAATGGCTTGTAATTGGAATTGGCATTTTTCTCTTGCTCATTTTATTTATACTATTGTCGAAACTATCGCTTAAAGTGACGTTTTTATATTCAGAAATGGAGAAACAATGTTTATTTCAAGTGAAAATATGGATGATTGGATATACATTTGATGTGCTGGAAAGAATTGAAAAACAGCAAAAAAAGACTGGACAAAAAATCGAAAAGGCAGAGAAAGATGGGGGTATGGAAAATAAAATCATGGCGCAGCTTGATAGCATCGGGGAACTGATAAAAAAGCTTCAAGAGATCCATACTATTATTAAAGGTTTTCTTAAAAAAGTGAAAATCAATAGCTGGAAATGGCATTCGCAAATTGGAACGGGTGATGCAGCTAGTACCGGAATTGTCACTGGATATGCATGGGGGATAAAAGGAATGGCAGCCGGGGTCTTGGGACAATATACGCATGTTATTGATATACCGGAATTTGAGATTACACCTGTGTTTCAAGGGAAGGGATTTGCATCGAAAGGTGAATTAACAGCCTCCTTTCGTATATATCGTGCCATAACAACAGGAGTGAAATTACTCTTGTTTATGAGAAAACAAAGATCTGGTATAACAGAAAAATCTGTACAAGCATAG
- the ytfJ gene encoding GerW family sporulation protein, producing the protein MDHPIQGLMTTAMQHLKQMTDVNTIIGDPIKAADGSVILTVSKVSFGFAAGGSEFGKVESSGRHPFGGGSGGGVSINPVAFLVINGQGVKVLHLDKQTHVIDKIIELAPQAVDKVKEMMEKRKGDEPEFEI; encoded by the coding sequence ATGGACCATCCAATTCAAGGTTTAATGACAACTGCAATGCAGCATTTAAAACAAATGACTGATGTAAATACAATTATTGGCGACCCAATTAAAGCAGCTGACGGAAGCGTCATTTTAACAGTTTCTAAAGTAAGTTTTGGGTTTGCTGCTGGTGGGAGCGAATTTGGAAAAGTAGAGAGCTCTGGTCGTCATCCATTTGGAGGCGGGAGTGGTGGCGGTGTTTCAATTAACCCTGTCGCTTTTCTCGTTATAAATGGACAAGGCGTAAAAGTGTTACATTTAGATAAACAGACACATGTGATTGATAAGATCATTGAGTTAGCACCACAAGCTGTTGATAAAGTGAAGGAAATGATGGAGAAGCGAAAAGGCGATGAACCAGAATTTGAAATTTAA
- the tpx gene encoding thiol peroxidase, translated as MANVTFKGNPITLVGTEVKVGDQAPNFQVLANDLSPVSLETYKGEVKLISVVPSIDTGVCDAQTRRFNQDAAGIENAKVLTISVDLPFAQKRWCAANGLENVATLSDHRDLSFGEAYGVVMKELRLLARAVFVVDSNDKVVYVEYVSEGTSHPNYEAALEAAKAAK; from the coding sequence GTGGCAAACGTAACTTTTAAAGGTAACCCAATCACTTTAGTTGGAACAGAAGTTAAAGTTGGCGATCAAGCGCCAAACTTCCAAGTATTGGCAAATGACTTATCTCCAGTAAGTTTAGAAACATACAAAGGTGAAGTAAAATTAATTAGTGTTGTACCATCTATCGATACAGGTGTATGCGATGCACAAACTCGTCGTTTTAACCAAGATGCAGCTGGTATTGAGAACGCAAAAGTACTAACAATTAGTGTGGACTTACCATTCGCTCAAAAACGCTGGTGTGCAGCAAACGGCTTAGAAAACGTAGCAACACTTTCTGATCACCGTGACCTTTCATTCGGTGAAGCTTACGGCGTAGTAATGAAAGAGCTTCGTTTACTTGCTCGTGCAGTATTCGTAGTAGACAGCAACGACAAAGTAGTTTACGTAGAATACGTAAGTGAAGGTACGAGCCATCCAAATTATGAAGCAGCATTAGAAGCAGCAAAAGCTGCGAAGTAA
- a CDS encoding class I SAM-dependent methyltransferase, giving the protein MSQTVETLFSIFDSSTVILRKELDVTYLEALVETGDNLFEGAVLQEGLSESTIERLNREYSKFNEEKYKSEELRKAFQLAILKGMKDGIQANHEMTPDAVGMFMNYLFQKFMKGQKEITVLDPAIGTGNLMTTIFNGAQEGTTISGFGVEVDDLLVRLALVNANLQKQAIEFFNQDGLAPLYIDPVDVVVCDLPIGFYPNEIGASEYTLKADEGMSYAHHLFIEQSVKHTKEGGYLFFLVPNFIFESDQAPKLHAFIKETSYIQGLLQLPVSMFKNEKNAKSIFVLQKKGPNVVMPKQALLVELPKFSNMKAMENMMAQLNSWFATHKS; this is encoded by the coding sequence GTGAGTCAGACAGTAGAAACATTATTTTCTATTTTTGATTCTTCTACCGTAATTTTACGTAAAGAATTAGATGTAACATATTTAGAAGCGCTTGTGGAAACAGGGGATAACCTGTTTGAAGGAGCGGTTCTGCAAGAGGGATTATCTGAATCAACAATTGAACGGTTGAATCGTGAATATAGTAAGTTTAATGAAGAAAAATATAAAAGCGAGGAACTTCGCAAAGCATTTCAGCTTGCCATTTTAAAAGGAATGAAAGATGGCATACAAGCCAATCATGAAATGACGCCTGATGCAGTTGGGATGTTTATGAACTACTTGTTCCAGAAATTTATGAAGGGTCAAAAAGAAATCACGGTGTTAGATCCTGCTATTGGAACAGGAAACTTAATGACAACAATCTTTAATGGTGCTCAAGAAGGGACAACGATAAGTGGATTTGGTGTAGAAGTGGATGACTTACTCGTTAGACTTGCTTTAGTGAATGCAAATTTACAAAAGCAAGCAATTGAGTTCTTTAATCAAGATGGGTTAGCGCCGCTATATATTGATCCAGTTGATGTGGTTGTTTGTGATTTACCAATCGGGTTTTATCCAAACGAAATCGGTGCAAGTGAATATACTTTAAAAGCAGATGAAGGAATGTCTTATGCACACCATCTTTTTATTGAACAAAGCGTAAAACATACAAAAGAAGGTGGCTATTTATTCTTCTTAGTACCAAACTTCATCTTTGAAAGTGATCAAGCACCAAAACTACATGCTTTTATTAAAGAAACAAGCTATATTCAAGGATTATTACAGCTTCCTGTTTCCATGTTTAAAAACGAGAAAAATGCAAAAAGTATATTTGTTCTCCAAAAGAAAGGTCCAAATGTAGTGATGCCAAAACAAGCGTTATTAGTGGAATTACCTAAGTTTTCCAATATGAAAGCGATGGAGAATATGATGGCTCAATTGAACAGTTGGTTTGCAACTCATAAATCGTAA
- a CDS encoding acetate kinase, producing MSKIIAINAGSSSLKFQLFEMPSETVLTKGLVERIGLEDSIFTITVNGEKQTEVTNIPDHGVAVNILLNKLTENGIVKSLDEISGIGHRVVHGGEKFDDSALITDEVLAEIENLSELAPLHNPAHVVGIKAFQAVLPNVPAVAVFDTAFHQTMPEESFLYSLPYEYYEKYGIRKYGFHGTSHKYVTQRAAELLGRPLESLRLLSCHLGNGASIAAVEGGKSIDTSMGFTPLAGVTMGTRSGNLDPALIPYIMQKTGQSVEEVLNVLNKKSGMLGLSGFSSDLRDIEQAEKEGNHRAEVALDVFVERIHKYIGSYAARMKGVDAIIFTAGIGENSTLIRERVLEGLEFMGVYFDPKRNNIHGEEAFISFPHSPVKIIVIPTDEEVMIARDVLRLGNLG from the coding sequence ATGTCAAAAATCATCGCGATTAATGCAGGAAGCTCTTCCTTGAAATTCCAATTATTTGAAATGCCAAGTGAAACAGTACTAACAAAAGGTTTAGTAGAACGTATCGGTTTAGAAGATAGTATCTTCACAATTACTGTGAACGGTGAAAAACAAACAGAAGTAACAAATATACCAGATCATGGAGTAGCAGTTAATATATTACTTAACAAATTAACTGAAAACGGAATCGTAAAATCTCTTGATGAGATTAGCGGTATCGGTCACCGCGTTGTACACGGCGGTGAAAAATTTGATGATTCTGCTTTAATTACTGACGAAGTATTAGCGGAAATTGAAAATTTAAGCGAATTAGCACCACTTCATAATCCAGCACACGTTGTTGGTATTAAAGCGTTCCAAGCAGTACTTCCGAACGTACCAGCAGTTGCAGTATTCGATACAGCATTCCATCAAACAATGCCGGAAGAATCTTTCTTATACAGCTTACCATATGAATACTATGAGAAATACGGCATCCGTAAATACGGTTTCCATGGAACTTCTCATAAATATGTAACACAGCGTGCAGCTGAATTATTAGGTCGTCCACTTGAAAGCTTACGTTTACTTTCTTGCCACTTAGGTAACGGTGCAAGTATTGCAGCTGTAGAAGGTGGAAAATCTATTGATACTTCTATGGGCTTCACTCCACTTGCTGGTGTAACAATGGGTACACGTTCTGGTAACCTTGACCCTGCGTTAATTCCATACATCATGCAAAAAACAGGACAATCTGTAGAAGAAGTTCTGAACGTATTAAACAAGAAAAGTGGTATGCTAGGCCTTTCTGGATTCTCTAGTGACTTACGTGACATCGAACAAGCGGAAAAAGAAGGAAACCACCGTGCAGAAGTAGCGTTAGATGTATTCGTAGAGCGTATTCATAAATATATCGGTTCTTATGCAGCTCGTATGAAAGGTGTAGACGCAATCATCTTTACAGCTGGTATTGGAGAAAACAGTACTCTAATTCGTGAGCGTGTATTAGAAGGCCTTGAGTTTATGGGAGTATACTTCGATCCAAAACGTAACAACATTCATGGCGAAGAAGCATTCATCAGCTTCCCACACTCTCCAGTAAAAATTATCGTAATTCCAACTGACGAAGAAGTTATGATTGCTCGTGACGTATTACGTCTTGGAAACCTTGGTTAA
- a CDS encoding NUDIX hydrolase, with protein MYPRAKAFGIVLHNERILVQEYLTESEAYYRPLSGSIEFGEKSDETVIREFKEELNEQVEITTYLGCLENIFYANEEIGHEIIQLYSLHFVDTSLYEIKTIPIINGEPHTYATWIPITTFLNQEKVLYPNGLTKFVATKRKDGIL; from the coding sequence GTGTACCCACGCGCAAAGGCATTTGGAATTGTACTTCACAACGAACGAATTCTCGTTCAAGAGTATCTTACGGAAAGTGAAGCGTATTACAGACCACTCAGCGGTTCTATTGAATTTGGAGAGAAATCAGATGAAACAGTGATTCGTGAATTTAAGGAAGAACTTAATGAACAAGTAGAAATTACAACTTACTTAGGATGTCTTGAAAATATCTTTTACGCAAACGAAGAAATCGGCCATGAGATCATTCAATTGTATTCTCTTCATTTTGTAGATACGTCGCTTTATGAGATCAAAACAATTCCTATTATAAACGGAGAACCCCATACATATGCGACGTGGATTCCGATTACAACATTTCTGAATCAAGAAAAAGTATTGTATCCAAATGGACTAACGAAATTTGTTGCCACAAAAAGAAAAGACGGAATCCTATAG
- a CDS encoding EcsC family protein — MRSKREQAILQDIKNWERKLLEQEPTDFQKVFDKWLHSTVAKFPEKKRKEFFAKVDGWLFHLHALIQSSQSQLDARNRILGTARLFDESVEQLEELKALSIDQLTYIAEQQTARHRLYSFVQGGTTGVGGLLLLTADFPVMIALNVKAVQLIATSFGHDVNKPYEMMLALKVFHAASLPTRLQQYAWYNLLQELEQEDSFFYEGEEEVLKPASTEVVLKQILKTFSIYALRHKLFQGIPVLGIAIGSTVNYRLTRNVTEFANRFYQVRYIVEKEKRA, encoded by the coding sequence ATGCGATCAAAGCGAGAACAAGCCATTTTACAAGATATTAAAAATTGGGAAAGGAAATTATTAGAACAGGAGCCTACCGATTTTCAAAAGGTATTTGATAAGTGGTTGCATAGTACTGTTGCAAAGTTTCCTGAGAAAAAGCGAAAAGAGTTTTTTGCGAAAGTAGACGGATGGTTATTCCATCTCCATGCATTGATTCAAAGTTCACAATCACAGCTTGATGCAAGAAATCGTATTTTAGGAACAGCACGGTTGTTTGATGAATCGGTTGAACAGCTAGAAGAATTGAAAGCATTATCCATTGATCAATTAACATACATAGCAGAGCAGCAGACGGCGCGTCATCGTTTATATTCTTTCGTACAGGGAGGCACAACCGGAGTAGGTGGTTTGTTATTATTAACAGCTGACTTTCCTGTTATGATTGCATTAAATGTAAAGGCGGTTCAGCTTATTGCAACATCGTTTGGTCATGATGTGAACAAGCCTTATGAAATGATGCTCGCTTTAAAGGTATTCCATGCGGCATCGTTACCAACAAGGCTCCAGCAATATGCTTGGTATAACTTACTTCAAGAACTAGAACAAGAAGATTCGTTCTTTTATGAAGGGGAAGAAGAAGTATTAAAACCAGCTTCTACAGAAGTTGTGTTAAAACAAATTTTGAAGACTTTTTCTATTTATGCGCTTCGCCATAAACTATTTCAAGGCATTCCTGTGTTAGGAATTGCAATTGGTTCTACGGTGAATTATCGTCTAACACGGAATGTAACAGAGTTTGCAAACAGGTTTTATCAAGTGCGTTACATAGTAGAAAAAGAAAAAAGAGCATAA
- a CDS encoding YitT family protein, whose amino-acid sequence MRNIQSRQIIKEIFMVLIGSFILSAALYHIHFQNHLTEGGFVGIALFIQNFFDISPSISTVLMDIPIILLCATFLGKKMVGYSFMGSISFGVFYSLMENYSPFTVDLSNHLWIAAVLGGVLAGIGLGFILRFGGATGGDDILTIVLSKRTRFTIGQIFFVFDAIVLALSLYYLTWTEIAFTILSIALQAKTLDLIYYPAKEKKTVSIPMSKQHATN is encoded by the coding sequence ATGAGGAACATCCAAAGTCGACAAATTATTAAAGAAATTTTTATGGTTTTAATCGGTTCATTTATCCTATCTGCAGCACTATATCACATTCATTTTCAAAACCACTTAACAGAAGGTGGCTTTGTAGGAATCGCGCTATTTATACAAAACTTTTTTGATATTTCACCGTCAATTTCAACTGTATTGATGGATATCCCGATCATTTTACTATGCGCTACATTTTTAGGTAAAAAGATGGTTGGTTATTCATTTATGGGTTCAATTTCATTCGGAGTGTTTTATTCTTTAATGGAAAACTATTCTCCATTCACGGTAGATTTATCAAATCATTTATGGATAGCCGCAGTATTGGGCGGTGTGCTAGCTGGTATTGGACTCGGTTTTATATTGCGATTTGGTGGTGCAACCGGCGGCGACGATATTTTAACAATTGTACTAAGTAAAAGAACTCGCTTTACAATTGGTCAGATTTTCTTCGTCTTTGATGCGATCGTGCTTGCACTTTCATTATATTATTTAACTTGGACAGAAATTGCTTTTACTATTCTTTCAATTGCCCTACAGGCAAAGACGCTCGATTTAATTTATTATCCAGCAAAAGAAAAGAAAACAGTATCTATTCCAATGTCAAAACAACATGCAACAAACTAA
- a CDS encoding DUF4247 domain-containing protein, translating to MKKFFLIISSLLLILTACSTDGFVSSNYEHIETMENDLGDSAQVYTVENKTVKEVAQEIIANEKPKYVSKESDTEMFILYPQSSNEEFIQITQDPINSNHTVVEVANEDFAENSYDFSLLEAMGVLGVAATLYGWNKADFDNKKKRSGYRGYVSAFSNNPANFQEEEGSSSSGSGGRGFSVNIEKKSSESGSIRSGSTVRGGGPGTGK from the coding sequence ATGAAAAAATTTTTTTTGATTATCTCATCGTTACTATTAATTTTAACAGCTTGTAGTACAGATGGGTTTGTCTCATCTAACTATGAGCACATTGAAACAATGGAAAATGATTTAGGTGATAGTGCTCAGGTCTACACAGTGGAAAACAAAACTGTAAAAGAAGTGGCGCAAGAAATTATTGCTAATGAAAAGCCAAAGTATGTTTCGAAAGAAAGTGATACAGAAATGTTTATTCTGTATCCTCAAAGTTCCAATGAAGAATTTATCCAAATCACTCAGGATCCAATAAATTCAAATCATACAGTTGTTGAGGTAGCAAATGAAGATTTTGCTGAAAATAGTTATGATTTCTCTTTACTTGAAGCAATGGGTGTATTAGGTGTTGCTGCTACGCTTTATGGTTGGAATAAAGCAGATTTTGATAATAAGAAAAAAAGAAGTGGTTACAGAGGATACGTAAGTGCTTTTAGCAATAATCCTGCTAATTTTCAAGAGGAAGAAGGCTCGAGTTCTTCAGGATCTGGCGGTAGAGGCTTTTCAGTGAACATTGAAAAAAAATCATCAGAGAGCGGCTCCATACGAAGCGGGAGTACAGTTCGTGGCGGTGGCCCAGGAACAGGGAAATAG
- a CDS encoding DUF350 domain-containing protein yields MFNEILDVQEVLHTLLYFVVLLGVTIICMFIFEMITPYNDREQLLKGNKAVAIQFFGKIIGITLIMKSAIATNDSLLGAAIWGVIGFVLMLIGYFIFEFLTPRVRVDKEIESGNVAVGIIAASISLAIALITSGAIS; encoded by the coding sequence ATGTTTAATGAAATTTTAGATGTACAAGAAGTATTACATACGCTTCTTTATTTTGTTGTTTTATTAGGTGTAACAATCATTTGTATGTTTATTTTTGAAATGATTACACCGTATAATGATCGGGAGCAGTTACTAAAAGGAAATAAAGCTGTTGCCATTCAGTTTTTTGGAAAAATAATAGGGATTACGTTAATTATGAAATCAGCTATTGCTACGAATGATTCTCTTCTTGGTGCGGCAATTTGGGGTGTTATTGGTTTTGTACTTATGCTAATTGGTTATTTTATCTTTGAGTTTCTCACTCCGCGCGTTCGTGTTGATAAAGAAATTGAAAGTGGAAATGTTGCGGTAGGAATTATCGCTGCAAGTATTTCCTTAGCAATAGCATTAATAACATCGGGAGCTATTTCGTAG
- a CDS encoding polyamine aminopropyltransferase, with protein MTEKEKSIQKRRIFTSSGIVSICGIVYQVLYGAAGGYLFGDSTLFYCLTIGLFLSGMGIGAMHSEKFHRHLLSTFIVTEYLIAIIGGFSIFMVFFMQAHFGDGTAKIILYSIIVVTGYLTGLELPLLIRKSEEINADLKESTAKVLFFDYAGSLIGTVTFALLLRPMLGLIKTAFFIALINILVAVWLSFVFKKEMNQVYLRVTGMILTIIIALGFLFGERYAYTLENKLYRDPVVLKKQTKYQKIIMTKGPGDIRLYQNGQLQFSEADEHRYHEALVHIPMSLAPKKQNVLVLGGGDGLATREILKYKEVKRITLVDLDPEMIKLAKENPHLLRLNQNSFRSSKMNFVNDDAFNFLKQTNDFYDVIIIDLPDPNNEALNKLYTWEFYSLVRNHLSQEGFVSIQSTSPVFATEAFWTISKTVKSTGLYAKNYHLDIPSFGNWGFTIASREQFKINSMKLTVDTEYLAEEMIPSLFQFGKDEDEIITKNGEVIELPVNRLNEPNLLDLYEKGWNYY; from the coding sequence ATGACAGAAAAGGAAAAATCGATTCAGAAAAGAAGAATCTTCACTTCATCAGGGATTGTATCAATTTGTGGCATTGTATATCAGGTTTTATATGGAGCGGCAGGTGGATATTTGTTTGGGGATTCTACGCTTTTTTATTGTTTAACGATAGGGCTCTTTTTAAGTGGCATGGGTATTGGAGCGATGCATAGTGAAAAATTTCATCGTCACTTATTATCGACGTTTATTGTAACAGAATACCTTATTGCCATTATTGGTGGATTTTCTATTTTTATGGTTTTCTTTATGCAAGCTCACTTTGGTGACGGGACAGCTAAAATTATCTTATATTCCATTATTGTTGTCACAGGTTATTTAACTGGTTTAGAATTACCGCTTTTAATTCGGAAATCAGAAGAAATTAATGCTGATTTAAAGGAATCTACTGCAAAAGTGCTTTTCTTTGATTATGCGGGCAGTTTAATCGGAACCGTGACGTTTGCTTTATTATTGAGACCAATGTTAGGTCTTATTAAGACAGCCTTTTTCATTGCGCTCATCAATATCCTTGTTGCGGTATGGTTAAGCTTTGTCTTTAAAAAAGAAATGAATCAGGTTTACTTACGAGTTACTGGCATGATTTTAACGATTATAATAGCACTTGGTTTTCTGTTTGGAGAAAGATATGCGTATACATTAGAAAATAAGTTATATCGAGATCCGGTTGTATTAAAAAAGCAAACAAAATATCAAAAAATTATTATGACGAAAGGCCCTGGAGATATACGGTTATACCAAAACGGACAGCTGCAATTCTCAGAGGCCGATGAACATAGATACCATGAAGCTTTAGTACATATTCCGATGTCTCTCGCTCCTAAAAAACAAAATGTTTTAGTATTAGGCGGGGGAGATGGTTTAGCGACGAGAGAGATTTTAAAATACAAAGAGGTAAAAAGAATTACTTTAGTTGATTTAGATCCAGAGATGATTAAGCTAGCTAAAGAAAATCCTCATTTACTACGATTAAATCAAAATTCATTTCGTTCTAGCAAAATGAATTTTGTTAATGATGATGCATTCAACTTTTTAAAACAAACGAATGATTTTTATGATGTAATCATCATTGATTTACCCGATCCCAATAATGAGGCACTGAATAAACTTTACACATGGGAATTTTACAGTCTTGTTAGAAATCATTTATCTCAGGAAGGATTTGTTTCCATCCAATCTACGTCACCAGTATTTGCAACAGAAGCTTTTTGGACAATTAGTAAGACAGTAAAATCTACAGGACTATATGCAAAAAATTATCATTTAGATATCCCTTCATTTGGAAATTGGGGATTTACAATTGCGTCTAGAGAACAATTTAAAATAAATAGTATGAAGCTTACTGTAGATACGGAATATTTGGCAGAAGAAATGATTCCATCTCTATTTCAATTTGGGAAAGATGAAGATGAGATAATCACAAAGAATGGGGAGGTAATTGAATTACCGGTTAACCGTTTGAATGAGCCCAATTTATTAGACCTATATGAAAAGGGATGGAATTACTATTAA